AATGTCAAAATGGGATGTTTCCTTGAAATTTTCTAGACAGAGAAGAACAGCAGGAAGTTGGTAGAAATACTTAATATTTGATACGTGTGGGTGCTTTTGTGTGTGTTTTTTTTGTTGTCCTTTGATTTTTAGCCAGTTAAATTTGATCAGAAATTGGAGCTCACTGCTTGTGAATGTGGGTGGTGACCAATAATGTGGAGCTTCAACTCTACAGGAACAGAATTGCAGAACCAATATAGCTAGTTCATTTGAGCTTAGTGATACCCAAATCATCTATAGGACCATGAGATTTTGAGTTTGATTCTAGTCAAAGCCAAATGAAACATATATTTATGAAATAGTCAGTTAGTTAGTTCAAGCCTATTGCTCTCGGCTTGTAGGTTTCACTTCTTACATTTCTGTCGTGTGTTGATGAATACTGGAGCATCCATGACTGAGATATAGAAGATGATTATATAGtataataagaaagaaaaagggaaaacaTCAGTTGGATTGCGTTATTGTTTCAGACATTCTCACTCTATATGCATTTAATACATTATCTCGCTCACAAGCTAGAGCCTTGAAGGTTTCAACAAACACACATGCACTAAGTGAGACAAAAGTTTGTGTGAAGCAGCTATTAACTGTTTGGTCAGATCAGAACAAGATTTTAATCCACCTTGCATTTCTGATGCATGATGGATTAATTTGGCTGCAGTGCTTAGACTTCTCATTCTGACCTAGCCATTTTTTTTATGAAGGTCCATCAAACGTAGGAGGTAGTTATTGAGCAAATGTCAAAATCTTCAAATCCAGAAATTAAACCATTGTGAACTGCTAGATGACAGATAAAACTGGCTACCTGAATCAAAACTACACCATTGGTTGTGTGATGCTAATGAGCTATCTGTGTATTCTTGATGGTTCAGGAGTTCATGCCCTTCATCCCCAGAGTGCTCAATGTCCCTGCTCTTGTTGTTCTGTGAACACATGAATTCTGTATCATATAGTCCTTGTTGTGCTTTAGGATCATTATTGATGTTTCCATTGTTTGAAGCAAGGAGATTGTTGTTTCCTTCTGAACCCTTACAAGTCCTATTCCCATCGCACTTTTCATCCAATAGTTCATTTAGCTTCTGCAGCTGTTGAAAGAAGGGGAAattaaattcagaaaataagAAACTGATTCATAGCCCTTGAAAAAGATTTTCCTGCCTATGGTGATGAACAGATGATGTTGCAGTAAACTCATGAGAAAAGGTACCTGTATGAGCAAAGACTGTCTTTCATTCTTCAAGGACTCGAAACAGGAAGCTAAGTTGTCATATTTAGCTCTTAGTGTCTTGTACTCTTGCTCAATCCGCTTTGATTTCCATCTAGCTCTTCTGTTCTGGAACCATATAGCAATTTGGCGAGGTTGTAGCCCAAGCTCTCCTGCTAGTTGcaatttcttccttggctcaaGCTTGGTCTCTGATTCAAAGATTGACTCTAGTAATCTGATCTGTTCATCACTAAATCTCCTCTTGTTCTTGGCGatgttcttcttctttcttggaCTTTGGGAGAGCTGTTGGCAGGCAAAGTTTTCCAATCTTTCATCTGGTGTCTCTGGTGAATACCCTCTTCCATCTAGTTGGTTACTCATGTTTTGGTGGGAAATTCTATTTATTGAACTCTCAACAAGAAATGGCTGTTATTCCTTTTATTCTATTCCTAAATGTTCTAATATTTAGCTGAGGTGAAAGGCAGCAAGATATATAGCTCATGGAGGAGTTATCTAGTGTGGTTGCTTTCATGATATCTAACCTGTGAGCTGATGTCAGATACCGTGTGTCTTTATCTATCCTACGCCTTGTGTTTATACCTTTCTTGTATCTTCGTATTATAGGCAAATTACTTCTAAATTTTACACTTGTCCTAATCTAGCCATTCAGATATAGAAGTATAAACTATTCTTCTCACTTGTTTTGCAAATTAAGCTGGCTGCTTCTGTTATTGATAGAGGTAAGGAAACCAGGAAAAAGAAAACCTGATGCTTTCTTAATAAGATACTTGCCTTTTTACAAACCAGGTGGCACTCGCCAGTCCCTAGAATGCCTCGTAGCATGTTCATTatgtccctttttttttttcgagggaaaataatttaatatgcaGTCCACAAATAGTGCTGTGTTGGAGAGACATTCATCATTATTTGTCCTTGttcaaatgttttatcatgtgtTCTTATTGATGTCGCATATATGCTTATGTAGTTATAACTTGTCCATGTGCATTTTAAGATTATAATAAGCAGGTAATAAACTCTGAGATAGTGTTTGAATGGTGTTTGAATGtgcaaataaattttgaagGCAGGAGAATGGCTAATATACCAATCTTGCTTGATTTTTTAATCAGAAATGATGAGTCAAATGAACATACACATAAGGGATATATTTCCTTCACTTTCTGATCTTATCTCTTTTATTTCAAGCTGGAGATactttaattgtattttttttacattaattGCTATCTTGCATGTGGCAAGCATGTAGTGGGTGGTGATGGAAATTTTTGTTATCGTGTCAATTTTGTTACACCTAATATAGAGATTTTTTAAGTTGCTATTGGAAAAAGAGTTTTCATGCCTTTGAAAGTTGTCTACTTTATCTCTCTTTCTTATTGGATCTTTGTGGTTGTATGTTTGTGATTCCTTTTTCCTGCTGCCATTCTTGGGTCGCTAGAAAATAAACGGCCATGAATATCTCTGCAGCCAAATCTATGATTTGTCTTGTCATGAAGGCACAGAGATAAATAAACGGCAGACTTCAGGATATGCATGCACCCTTTCGaaacataatttattaagtAAACTTCTGCATTCAATTATAGACAATCAATATTCTTGCATGTCCTAATATCTTATTAATTTCTAGTTTTAGTAAGTGCTTCCAATCTAAGGCAAGCTGGTCAGTTTTCTTCTATATTCTAAGACTAATTTCTCTTGATACACTTATTGGTTAGAAAGCTGGACTGCCAGCTTTTCATCTGCTCTTGCTATTGAATTAAATGAATGATTTACCTCACATCACCAggcatgatttttaattttgaagctTTGTTAAATCTTCCTGGAtactaatatttttcttttctttttaggaAAACATTTCAAGAATAACTTGGTGAAGATGGGACTATGAAAGTGATTCCCATGAGGTAATATTGGTAATATTTCAaattctcattttttttatgGTCTCACAGATAGAAATCTTTCTGCTTAAAGATTGTGTAGGCAAATTTCTTGTAGGATACTAGTATAATGGTTTGGATCATTTGAAATCCTTCTTATTTTGTCCTCTCCTTTACATGACTGGTGGGTTCCACATAGTTTGCTAGAGGGAGAAGAACATAGGATGATCATATCTTCTTTAATTTTCCTCTTAACTTATTGTACTTTGTACATTAGATTATGAGAGAGTCTCAAATAATTACAATAATTTGAATGAATTACTTCTAGCACATTCACCAAAATTATTGACGAATTTATGAAACATTTTTTGGCTACATATTGACAATATTGTGCAGTACACTTAAACATTCTCGAGAATGAAGGTTCAAGGCGAAGTTATTTGTTTGTCGTTACTATGGATAGGTTTTGAGTTATGCCATTGCTTTCATGAACCTCCAAGTACAGATAAGAACCTACAAAGGTTGACGGAAAATACCCAATATGAACAAAAGAAATGTAAGCTTTT
The Manihot esculenta cultivar AM560-2 chromosome 1, M.esculenta_v8, whole genome shotgun sequence genome window above contains:
- the LOC110618290 gene encoding homeobox-leucine zipper protein ATHB-12; this encodes MSNQLDGRGYSPETPDERLENFACQQLSQSPRKKKNIAKNKRRFSDEQIRLLESIFESETKLEPRKKLQLAGELGLQPRQIAIWFQNRRARWKSKRIEQEYKTLRAKYDNLASCFESLKNERQSLLIQLQKLNELLDEKCDGNRTCKGSEGNNNLLASNNGNINNDPKAQQGLYDTEFMCSQNNKSRDIEHSGDEGHELLNHQEYTDSSLASHNQWCSFDSGSQFYLSSSSSQWFNFWI